In a single window of the Pseudoxanthomonas sp. F37 genome:
- a CDS encoding toxic anion resistance protein — MTTTNPEQTLVPAALSPQLLTDLGLQSADIPRIQEAAKALQDIAPGNLHTYGREATTRTSAFSTQLLDKVRNADLDGSGDKLGEVVRIARALNLDSFHGRSKLPILGPLIDKLRATKDDLIQRYSSTNRQIDQLMGDVAKTQQIQQQRVREYDQMHDIVLDERRELGVHVAAGRVRIAELEAELASLSGQEDPGSRTRRAALDTALRLIDKRVSDLQVLQHAADQTLPMIRLIQANAIQLIEKFSAVRDVTIPMWRNQFAIQLSLADQRNAVELATAIDDASNELMRKNAELVHATAVGTARANQRSVIDIETLRTVNETLIRTVEEVREIHREGMAKRKQLSTELVDMREDLEKRLALPTAGTPAA, encoded by the coding sequence ATGACGACGACGAACCCCGAACAGACGCTGGTGCCCGCGGCGCTGTCGCCGCAACTGCTCACCGACCTGGGCTTGCAAAGCGCCGACATCCCTCGCATCCAGGAAGCGGCGAAGGCGCTGCAGGACATCGCACCCGGCAACCTGCATACGTACGGCCGCGAAGCGACCACCCGGACCAGCGCCTTCAGCACGCAACTGCTGGACAAGGTTCGCAACGCCGACCTCGACGGCAGCGGCGACAAGCTGGGCGAGGTCGTGCGTATCGCGCGCGCGCTGAATCTCGACTCGTTCCACGGCCGCTCGAAACTGCCGATCCTTGGGCCACTGATCGACAAGCTGCGCGCGACGAAGGACGACCTGATTCAGCGCTATAGTTCGACCAACAGGCAGATCGACCAACTGATGGGCGATGTCGCCAAGACCCAGCAGATCCAGCAGCAGCGCGTGCGCGAGTACGACCAGATGCACGACATCGTGCTGGACGAGCGCCGGGAACTGGGCGTGCATGTGGCCGCCGGGCGCGTGCGCATTGCCGAACTGGAAGCGGAACTGGCGTCGCTGTCCGGCCAGGAGGATCCCGGCTCGCGTACCCGCCGCGCCGCGCTCGACACGGCGCTGCGCCTGATCGACAAGCGCGTGTCCGACCTGCAGGTGCTGCAGCACGCGGCCGACCAGACGCTGCCGATGATCCGACTGATCCAGGCCAATGCAATCCAGCTGATCGAGAAGTTCAGCGCGGTGCGCGATGTCACCATCCCGATGTGGCGCAACCAGTTCGCCATCCAGTTGTCGCTGGCCGACCAGCGCAATGCGGTCGAACTGGCCACCGCCATCGACGACGCCAGCAACGAGCTGATGCGCAAGAACGCCGAGCTGGTGCACGCCACCGCCGTCGGCACGGCGCGGGCCAATCAGCGCTCGGTGATCGACATCGAAACCCTGCGCACCGTCAACGAGACCCTGATCCGCACGGTCGAGGAGGTCCGCGAGATCCACCGCGAAGGCATGGCCAAGCGCAAGCAGCTGTCCACCGAACTGGTGGACATGCGCGAAGACCTGGAGAAGCGGCTGGCGCTGCCGACCGCGGGCACCCCCGCAGCCTGA